In Leptodesmis sichuanensis A121, the following are encoded in one genomic region:
- a CDS encoding amidohydrolase family protein codes for MYDGLLVIDADAHKLENPLIMRDYLDPEYRDRIGLIIDKLGDQRVKIVDFNPKTGATDLVQLFPQPSGLGKGGFRTLHPETTLGAMFNRPRIEHMDQEGIDVHVIYGTLNLIFSGLLDKDLAIALCKAYNSYMADDCRPYSDRLKPIGVLPLQDVNEAIKEMHRCVNDLGMIGVAVPPNLPVPHPRDPEAFPDIRTCKPISHPDFRPVLQAAVDLNIGLGIHGAPGSYMMGGIADHMETFVLTHIFVQRNQQQHAMTRMVFDGAFEQCPTLRVGFLEGGCGWLPDLAHAMHEHWEKRIRDFDPKHPYRPSVMDVTKLMLQERGTHNSTSVISQVKNLFDLLWTKEHDPTQIDDASLYEHYDLRHRDPMEYFERGQIFVSFESDDPAPTYMHLAMGEVGKRLACFSGDYGHWDGVLQNCVRDAATKTNYDRDHLARLLGGNALALYGDRLRQSLPSYCQESPDLALATR; via the coding sequence ATGTACGACGGTTTGTTGGTCATTGATGCCGATGCTCATAAGCTGGAAAATCCCTTGATTATGCGGGACTATCTGGATCCGGAGTATCGCGATCGCATTGGTTTAATCATTGATAAATTGGGCGATCAGCGCGTCAAAATTGTGGATTTCAATCCCAAAACTGGTGCAACGGATTTAGTGCAACTGTTTCCCCAACCCAGTGGCTTAGGCAAGGGTGGCTTCCGTACCCTGCATCCTGAAACTACACTGGGAGCGATGTTCAACCGTCCCCGCATTGAACACATGGATCAAGAAGGCATTGACGTACATGTGATCTATGGGACGCTGAATCTGATTTTTTCGGGACTACTGGACAAGGATCTGGCGATCGCCCTGTGCAAGGCATACAACAGCTATATGGCCGATGATTGTCGTCCTTATAGCGATCGTCTGAAGCCGATCGGGGTGTTACCGCTGCAGGATGTGAATGAAGCAATCAAAGAAATGCACCGCTGCGTCAATGACCTGGGGATGATTGGGGTTGCTGTTCCGCCCAACCTGCCCGTGCCCCATCCCAGAGACCCGGAAGCCTTCCCCGACATCCGCACCTGCAAACCGATCAGCCATCCCGATTTTCGGCCCGTTTTGCAAGCGGCAGTAGATTTGAATATCGGCCTGGGCATTCATGGCGCACCCGGTTCCTACATGATGGGGGGCATCGCTGACCACATGGAAACCTTTGTGCTGACCCATATCTTTGTGCAGCGCAACCAGCAACAGCACGCTATGACCCGCATGGTTTTCGATGGTGCCTTTGAACAATGCCCCACCCTGCGCGTTGGGTTTCTGGAAGGCGGTTGTGGCTGGCTTCCTGACTTGGCTCACGCCATGCACGAACACTGGGAAAAACGCATTCGCGACTTTGATCCTAAACATCCCTACCGTCCCTCTGTGATGGATGTCACCAAGCTGATGCTGCAGGAACGAGGCACCCATAACAGCACCAGTGTGATCAGTCAGGTGAAGAATTTGTTTGATCTGCTGTGGACAAAGGAACACGACCCCACCCAAATCGACGATGCCAGCCTGTACGAACATTACGATCTGCGCCACCGGGATCCCATGGAGTATTTCGAGCGGGGGCAAATTTTTGTCTCCTTTGAATCCGATGATCCGGCTCCCACGTACATGCATCTGGCAATGGGCGAAGTGGGCAAACGACTGGCCTGCTTCTCCGGCGACTACGGCCACTGGGATGGCGTGCTGCAAAACTGTGTTCGGGATGCTGCCACCAAAACCAACTACGATCGTGACCACCTTGCCCGTCTCTTAGGAGGCAATGCCCTGGCCCTGTATGGCGATCGCCTGCGTCAATCCCTGCCTAGCTATTGTCAGGAATCACCAGACCTAGCACTGGCAACTCGATAG
- a CDS encoding biliverdin-producing heme oxygenase, which produces MSSNLATKLREGTKKSHTMAENTGFIACFLKGTVEKTSYRKLVSNLYFVYSAMEEEMERQRNHPVVSQIYFPELNRKAALEQDLYYYYGSNWRDQVAPSEAAQEYVARIREVSNTAPELLVAHSYTRYLGDLSGGQILKGIAQRGMNLNDGEGTNFYEFKTISDEKAFKNKYRQAMNDLAVDEETVNRIVDEANDAFGLNMKMFRELEGSLIKAIGIMLFNSLTRRRNRGSTEELATAE; this is translated from the coding sequence ATGAGTAGCAATTTAGCAACCAAGCTGCGTGAGGGAACCAAGAAGTCCCATACCATGGCAGAAAATACCGGATTTATTGCCTGTTTCTTAAAAGGAACCGTTGAAAAAACGTCTTACCGGAAGCTGGTTTCCAACCTTTATTTCGTGTATTCAGCGATGGAAGAAGAGATGGAACGGCAACGGAACCATCCCGTAGTGTCTCAAATCTACTTCCCCGAACTGAACCGGAAGGCTGCTCTGGAACAAGATCTGTACTACTACTATGGTTCTAACTGGCGGGATCAAGTGGCTCCTTCAGAAGCGGCACAGGAGTATGTAGCTCGCATCCGGGAAGTCTCCAACACGGCTCCAGAACTGCTAGTGGCTCACTCCTATACCCGTTACTTGGGCGACCTGTCTGGTGGGCAAATTCTCAAGGGCATCGCTCAACGGGGCATGAACTTGAACGACGGAGAAGGCACCAATTTCTACGAGTTCAAAACCATCTCGGATGAGAAAGCCTTTAAGAATAAATACCGTCAGGCGATGAACGATCTGGCCGTAGATGAGGAAACGGTCAATCGGATCGTCGATGAAGCAAATGATGCCTTTGGTCTGAACATGAAGATGTTTAGAGAACTGGAAGGCAGCTTAATCAAGGCGATCGGCATTATGCTGTTTAACTCCCTCACCCGCCGACGTAACCGGGGCAGCACCGAAGAACTGGCAACTGCCGAGTAA
- the ndhM gene encoding NAD(P)H-quinone oxidoreductase subunit M, with protein MLLKSTTRHIHIFTAVVEKNELVPSENVLTLDVDPDNEFNWTEESLQKVYAKFDELVESYNEADLTEYNLRRIGSDLEHFVRSLLQKGEISYNLNSRVLNYSMGLPQVVANEG; from the coding sequence ATGCTGTTGAAATCAACCACCCGTCATATCCATATTTTCACTGCCGTAGTGGAAAAAAACGAACTGGTTCCCAGTGAAAACGTGCTGACCCTGGATGTGGATCCAGATAATGAATTCAACTGGACGGAGGAATCACTGCAGAAGGTTTACGCCAAGTTTGATGAACTGGTTGAATCCTACAATGAGGCGGATTTGACGGAATATAATCTGCGTCGGATTGGCTCAGATCTGGAACACTTTGTGCGATCGCTCCTGCAAAAAGGCGAAATCTCCTACAACCTGAATAGCCGCGTATTGAATTACAGTATGGGCCTGCCGCAAGTCGTGGCTAATGAAGGCTAA
- a CDS encoding YcjF family protein, translating to MRLPRLLAFAAGLIAILGASIWLIDSLQRLFWQVSLYSPLLSQVLLLLIIALLASLIAALIYYLFILPRRAERRKQRRRQPPQLPTDKVEVAGETLKAVRQQVAQIQDEVARRELLLRSRQIEQSLSRGDIQVVVFGTGSAGKTSLVNAVIGQVVGKVGATMGTTEAGQTYVLQLKGMNRDIHIIDTPGILEAGVAGTEREQLARKLATEADLLLFVLDNDLRRSEYEPLAALTEIGKRSLIILNKADLYLDEDREAILARLRQRLRGLVAPTDIIAISANPQPVRLEDGSLWQPDPEIMPLLQRMAEVLRAEGEYLVADNILLQSQRLADETRAVIDRERRRQADQIVNRFQWIGAGVIAATPLPLVDLLGAAAVNAQMVVEIGRVYGCEIDLERGRELALSLSKTMAGLGIIKGAIALVTTALELSLGGIIVGRAIQAVAAAYLTRIAGKSFIEYFRQDQDWGDGGITEVVQRQFQLNRKDEFIKAFIQEAITRVIKPLHLDELTAQQAAQDKAELENTQQTLSNSSSIPLEIPLPSLAQSEQEAELIELETAIENDWERPRTFRDDWEN from the coding sequence ATGCGCCTCCCCCGCCTCCTCGCCTTCGCTGCTGGCCTGATCGCCATCCTGGGGGCATCCATCTGGCTGATTGATTCCTTGCAACGGTTGTTCTGGCAGGTGTCGTTGTATTCCCCACTGCTGTCCCAGGTGCTGTTGCTGCTGATCATTGCCCTGCTTGCCAGCCTGATTGCTGCTTTGATTTACTACCTGTTCATTCTGCCGCGTCGGGCGGAGCGGCGCAAACAGCGGCGACGGCAACCGCCCCAACTACCCACAGACAAGGTAGAAGTGGCGGGAGAAACTTTGAAAGCAGTTCGCCAACAGGTGGCACAAATTCAAGATGAAGTGGCTCGGCGGGAGTTACTACTACGATCGCGACAGATTGAGCAGAGCCTGTCACGGGGAGACATTCAGGTTGTGGTGTTCGGCACGGGATCGGCCGGAAAAACCTCCCTGGTGAATGCAGTCATTGGTCAGGTGGTGGGTAAAGTGGGAGCAACGATGGGCACCACAGAAGCGGGCCAGACCTACGTGCTGCAACTAAAGGGGATGAATCGGGACATTCACATCATTGATACTCCCGGTATTTTAGAAGCGGGTGTGGCCGGAACGGAACGGGAACAACTCGCCCGCAAACTCGCCACTGAAGCCGACTTATTACTATTTGTGCTGGATAACGACTTGCGGCGATCGGAGTATGAACCCCTGGCGGCATTGACGGAAATTGGTAAGCGATCGCTGATCATTCTCAACAAAGCCGACCTCTACCTGGATGAAGATCGAGAAGCCATCCTGGCTCGCTTACGACAACGACTCCGGGGTCTGGTAGCACCCACTGATATTATTGCCATCTCTGCCAATCCTCAACCTGTGCGGCTAGAAGATGGTTCCCTTTGGCAACCCGATCCGGAGATTATGCCGCTGCTGCAACGCATGGCAGAAGTCCTGCGAGCGGAAGGAGAATATCTGGTCGCGGACAATATCCTCTTGCAATCTCAACGATTAGCCGATGAAACTCGTGCCGTAATTGACAGAGAACGTCGCCGTCAGGCCGATCAAATTGTCAACCGCTTTCAATGGATTGGGGCAGGCGTGATTGCGGCCACTCCTTTACCCCTGGTGGATCTGTTAGGAGCCGCTGCCGTTAATGCTCAGATGGTGGTAGAGATTGGCCGGGTCTACGGCTGTGAGATTGACCTGGAACGGGGCCGGGAACTAGCTTTATCGCTTAGTAAAACAATGGCTGGCCTGGGAATTATCAAAGGCGCGATCGCCCTAGTGACCACTGCGTTAGAACTGAGTCTGGGTGGCATCATTGTCGGGCGAGCCATCCAGGCCGTTGCAGCGGCTTATCTCACCCGCATTGCCGGAAAAAGTTTCATTGAATACTTCCGGCAGGATCAGGATTGGGGCGATGGGGGGATTACAGAAGTGGTACAACGCCAGTTTCAACTCAATCGCAAAGACGAATTCATTAAAGCCTTTATTCAGGAAGCCATTACCCGCGTTATCAAGCCTTTGCACTTAGACGAACTGACTGCACAGCAAGCCGCTCAAGACAAGGCAGAACTGGAGAACACCCAACAAACGCTATCAAATTCAAGCTCAATTCCGTTGGAAATACCTTTGCCATCGTTGGCGCAGTCTGAGCAAGAAGCAGAATTGATTGAGTTAGAAACAGCGATCGAAAATGATTGGGAACGTCCCCGAACTTTCAGAGATGATTGGGAGAATTGA
- a CDS encoding alpha/beta fold hydrolase, translating to MLIPPGFSQRSIVTSLGRIVYYVPDSEFLRLSEDASASSPLVFLHGFGGGSSAYEWSKVYPAFAFDYQVLAPDLLGWGRSDHPARSYRVEDYTSTIIEFLEQTCSGEPVPVVASSLTAAMTIRAAIARPELFKGLILTTPAGLSDFGENYTKSFFAQLVKTPILDKLIYSVGVATREGIRAFLEQRQFARPERVYPEIVEAYLESATQPNAEYAALSFVRGDLGFDLSLYIPQLTVPTAIIWGQQSQFTGPAIGRRLADLNPQAVKAFQVLEDVGLTPQLELPAVTIALIRRYLVELGINRPLIPNT from the coding sequence ATGTTGATTCCTCCTGGGTTTAGCCAGCGTTCTATTGTCACGTCGCTGGGCAGAATTGTCTATTACGTGCCTGATTCAGAATTCCTACGATTATCGGAGGATGCTTCAGCCTCATCTCCCCTGGTCTTTTTACACGGGTTTGGCGGTGGCTCCTCGGCCTATGAATGGTCAAAGGTGTATCCAGCCTTTGCTTTTGACTATCAGGTATTGGCTCCCGATTTATTGGGATGGGGCCGATCGGATCATCCCGCCCGCAGTTATCGGGTTGAGGATTATACCTCCACCATCATCGAGTTTCTGGAGCAGACTTGTAGTGGCGAACCAGTGCCCGTCGTGGCTTCTTCCCTGACGGCGGCGATGACGATTCGAGCCGCGATCGCCCGTCCCGAACTCTTCAAAGGCTTGATTCTGACCACGCCAGCCGGATTATCAGATTTTGGCGAAAACTACACAAAAAGCTTCTTTGCCCAGTTGGTCAAAACCCCCATTCTGGATAAGCTGATTTACAGCGTGGGTGTGGCAACCCGTGAAGGCATTCGGGCCTTCCTGGAACAGCGCCAATTTGCTCGACCAGAACGGGTCTATCCTGAAATTGTGGAAGCTTACCTGGAATCAGCCACTCAACCCAATGCGGAGTATGCGGCTTTATCGTTTGTGCGGGGCGATCTCGGCTTTGATTTATCGCTCTATATACCCCAGTTAACCGTGCCGACGGCCATTATTTGGGGCCAGCAGTCCCAGTTTACAGGGCCAGCAATTGGTCGCCGCCTTGCAGACCTGAATCCGCAGGCGGTGAAAGCGTTTCAAGTTTTGGAGGATGTGGGACTCACGCCGCAATTAGAGTTACCTGCCGTGACGATCGCCCTGATCCGCCGCTATCTAGTAGAGCTTGGCATCAACCGACCCCTTATCCCTAACACTTAA
- a CDS encoding phasin family protein: protein MDNNHWLTQLLMLGVGTTTLVADKLREVSDELVKDGKLNPEQAKEVMDDLLQKLKSEQGNFEGQMQRQLRNLLQDIGVPRQSEMDELRGRIDRLERQLRELENRLWR, encoded by the coding sequence ATGGATAACAATCATTGGCTGACACAGCTACTTATGTTAGGGGTGGGCACCACAACTCTGGTCGCGGACAAGCTGCGGGAAGTAAGCGATGAACTGGTTAAGGACGGTAAACTCAATCCTGAGCAGGCCAAAGAAGTAATGGATGATTTGCTGCAAAAGCTCAAGAGTGAGCAGGGCAATTTTGAAGGGCAAATGCAGCGGCAACTGCGCAACTTACTGCAAGACATTGGTGTGCCTCGCCAGTCAGAAATGGATGAACTGCGGGGACGCATCGATCGCCTGGAACGTCAGCTCCGGGAATTAGAAAATCGGCTGTGGCGTTAA
- a CDS encoding TIGR03792 family protein, whose amino-acid sequence MVVEWLKVQVAEELREAFIQKDEAIWTAALAKYPGFLGKQVWINPQKPEEVILVIHWANLEAWKSIPAEVVEAIEKQFSEQMGAGTYKLVEGVEYHVRKFPSS is encoded by the coding sequence ATGGTCGTTGAATGGTTGAAAGTGCAAGTTGCCGAAGAATTGCGAGAAGCTTTTATCCAAAAGGATGAAGCGATCTGGACGGCTGCTCTCGCCAAATATCCAGGCTTTTTAGGGAAACAAGTCTGGATTAATCCCCAAAAGCCGGAGGAAGTGATTCTGGTGATCCACTGGGCTAATCTGGAAGCCTGGAAATCTATTCCGGCAGAAGTTGTAGAAGCCATAGAAAAGCAGTTTTCGGAACAAATGGGAGCAGGCACTTACAAGCTTGTGGAAGGGGTGGAGTACCATGTGCGGAAGTTTCCCTCGTCTTAG
- a CDS encoding Uma2 family endonuclease: MIVTSKQSQPLPPLENGDRLTRLEFEQRYHAMPKHQKAELIEGRVFMASPVRARRHGKPHAAIMGWLFNYWQETPGVELMDNPTIRLDADNEPQPDACLRIEETAGGQSRITADDYIEGAPELIVEVAASSASYDLHDKQQVYRRNGVQEYLVWRVLDQAFDWFVWQEGIYVNLPGDADGIWKSQVFPGLWLAVEELLAGNLAQVVECLKLGLASPEYGAFKHTLIAKLADDSGSRE, translated from the coding sequence ATGATTGTCACGTCCAAGCAATCCCAGCCACTTCCCCCCTTAGAGAATGGCGATCGCCTAACTCGGCTTGAGTTTGAGCAGCGATACCATGCCATGCCCAAGCACCAGAAAGCGGAACTCATTGAAGGACGAGTATTTATGGCATCTCCCGTGCGGGCAAGAAGACATGGTAAACCTCATGCCGCAATCATGGGCTGGCTATTTAACTACTGGCAAGAAACTCCTGGTGTTGAGCTGATGGATAACCCAACGATTCGTCTGGATGCTGATAATGAGCCACAACCCGATGCTTGTTTGCGAATTGAAGAAACCGCCGGAGGGCAATCTCGCATTACAGCAGATGATTACATTGAGGGTGCACCAGAATTAATTGTTGAAGTTGCGGCTAGTAGCGCCTCCTATGATTTGCATGATAAACAGCAGGTCTACCGGCGTAATGGCGTGCAGGAATATCTAGTATGGCGCGTGTTGGATCAGGCGTTTGATTGGTTTGTCTGGCAGGAAGGCATTTATGTAAACTTACCAGGTGATGCAGATGGCATTTGGAAAAGTCAAGTATTTCCGGGGCTGTGGTTAGCAGTGGAGGAGTTGTTAGCCGGGAACCTGGCTCAGGTGGTGGAATGCTTGAAGCTGGGATTGGCATCTCCAGAGTACGGAGCGTTTAAGCACACGTTGATTGCGAAGTTAGCCGATGATTCAGGATCTCGCGAGTAG